In Salmo salar chromosome ssa03, Ssal_v3.1, whole genome shotgun sequence, a single genomic region encodes these proteins:
- the LOC123741871 gene encoding C-type lectin domain family 4 member E — translation MRKFSNLKQTCPKDWKKFESSWYFLSTETKTWGESKDDCLERGADLVIINSDKEQEFLFHLNKGFWIGLTDTVTEGTWKWVDGNPLTTPKYWGSGQPNGGGVGELCVVNSQFIRPRTMA, via the exons ATGAGAAAGTTCTCTAATCTGA AACAAACCTGCCCTAAAGACTGGAAGAAGTTTGAATCCAGTTGGTACTTCCTGTCTACTGAGACTAAAACCTGGGGGGAGAGCAAAGATgactgtctggagagaggagcagacctgGTGATCATCAACAGTGATAAGgaacag GAGTTTCTCTTCCACCTCAACAAGGGTttctggattggtctgactgacactgttactgaggggacctggaaatgggtggacggcaacccactgaccaccccaaa GTACTGGGGGAGTGGACAGCCTAATGGTGGTGGAGTGGGAGAACTGTGTGTTGTTAACTCACAGTTCATCAGACCAAGGACCATGGCATGA